Proteins encoded in a region of the Raphanus sativus cultivar WK10039 chromosome 8, ASM80110v3, whole genome shotgun sequence genome:
- the LOC108821265 gene encoding probable xyloglucan endotransglucosylase/hydrolase protein 17 isoform X2: MKSSCSTRFAFLVLFVAQCVCVYAGSFHKDVNIHWGNGRGKIHDNEGKLLSLSLDKTSGSGFQSNQEFLYGKAEVQMKLVPGNSAGTVTTFYLKSHGSTWDEVDFEFLGNISGHPYTLHTNVYTKGLGDKEQQFHLWFDPTVDFHTYCITWNPQRIIFTVDGIPIREFKNSESIGVHFPKSQPMRVYASLWEAEHWATRGGLEKTDWSKAPFTAYYRNYNVEGCVLANGKSSCPRNSHWFTKKLGKGGMNKVKWAQRKYMVYNYCTDKKRFPHGVPAVCT, encoded by the exons ATGAAGTCTTCTTGCAGTACAAGGTTTGCGTTCTTGGTTCTCTTTGTGGCACAATGTGTGTGCGTCTACGCCGGTAGCTTCCATAAAGATGTGAATATACATTGGGGTAATGGACGTGGAAAGATTCACGACAATGAAGGCAAACTTCTTTCTCTTTCGCTTGACAAAACCTCTGGATCTGGTTTTCAATCCAACCAAGAGTTTCTATATGGCAAAGCTGAGGTTCAGATGAAGCTTGTCCCTGGTAACTCTGCTGGAACAGTCACAACTTTCTAT CTCAAGTCCCATGGAAGTACGTGGGATGAGGTAGACTTCGAGTTCTTGGGAAACATTAGTGGTCATCCGTATACTCTCCATACTAATGTTTACACAAAAGGTTTAGGAGACAAAGAACAACAGTTTCATTTATGGTTTGACCCAACCGTTGACTTTCACACTTACTGCATCACATGGAACCCTCAAAGGATCAT TTTTACAGTTGATGGCATTCCCATTAGAGAGTTCAAGAACTCCGAGTCTATTGGAGTACATTTCCCAAAGAGCCAACCAATGAGAGTCTACGCGAGCCTTTGGGAAGCTGAGCACTGGGCTACAAGGGGAGGATTAGAGAAAACAGATTGGTCAAAAGCTCCCTTCACTGCTTACTACAGAAACTACAACGTGGAAGGATGTGTTTTGGCTAATGGTAAATCATCTTGCCCCAGGAATTCCCATTGGTTTACTAAGAAACTCGGTAAGGGAGGTATGAATAAAGTGAAATGGGCGCAAAGAAAGTACATGGTTTATAACTACTGCACCGATAAGAAAAGGTTTCCTCACGGTGTTCCAGCAGTGTGCACTTAA